From the Cucumis sativus cultivar 9930 chromosome 5, Cucumber_9930_V3, whole genome shotgun sequence genome, the window ttcttaaataGTCGTGACTCTTCAATGGATGTTAaagtttattaatgataaaccAACAGTGAAAAACTTCATAGTCACATTaccttttcatatttaattatgtgtCTTTTGTGTTCCCATTGAGAAATTGGTATTATACATGTTGAATCATTGCAAATTAGTATTAATTTGTGCATTttattgagaattttttttgttaatatatatgttgaagtctatcattgatagaagcTATCAACGATAAACTTCATAGTAAGTTCTATAACCGATATAAACTATCAGCTAAAAATTAAACTCCATTATGACATTACTTTATATTACTACTTTACAATAAGGTAACTACtactaataaaaaatgttctcTATCGTcaagaaaaattattcttatcaACAACGTAACGTCACATCATTTTGTGACAAACACGATGACAATGACTACATTTTGAttacttttcttctcattaataattttctttgttgttttcgTGGTCCTTTTGCTTGACACTTTCCAAATAGAGGTAGGCTTACACTCATACATTGACTAATCATAATTCTAAATtactacaataataataataaaaaaatctagatATAAACAGTTTATCATCCTAGTGTTATACTCATAGCATTGATAGAAGATagagtctatcattgatagactaatATCAGCGATGGACTAAGATATGAGTCTATAATTGATATACTATTATCAATGATGGACTAAGATACGAGTCTATaattgatagactactattGGTGATAATTTAGGATATCAGTGATGCATTAGGATAcaaagtctatcactgatagactaaTATCACTATGCTCATATTAACTAATCTAACCATAATCTATCAGCGAAACTtgtattcatcaatattttttggaaaaaaaaaaactaaatttcttttaacctaaaaacgtaaaagtaataaaaaaattcataatatgCTCAATTTCTATAAAGTCTCAAACTGATGAAGTCCAATACAAGTAAAACTAAACACATTAAAACCAattgaattgaacaaaatcaacctACGGtgatgaaattaaatcaaattgtaaAGTTTGGATGaagtcaaaattttagagaagAATCACATctgaaaacaaatatcaaactgagatggaagaaaatcgcagagaatgaagaaataaTCTTAGGGTAGGAGAAAATCACATAGAAGTTGGAAAAGAAACGATGGTCAAGATGAAGAGGGGAGAAAACAAGAAGATGGAGAAGGGAGAAAAAGGCGGTGAAGAtggagaatgaagaaaatcGTGGAGAATatggagaaggagagaaaTTCGTGGAGAATAAGGAAATTGTGGagaaatgaagttttcttttaaaacaaggcaattttgaaatattttaaaaaagaatacaaaagtTGCGATATTTGcaaattgtttagaaaattgcTATATGCTCAATATTTTATGCCAAAAGGGTTTCATTATAAAATCTCAATTTAGTATAGGTTTGAGCCTATCAACTTTATAccatttatataatatatataattgaaataatatcGATACCAGAAGCTAGCGAATTGAAGAAATAGCCTTCGATTCTCTCTAGATCTAAATTCAAGTCTCACTCTTTACCGATTCATTATAAGAAAtggacaaaaaaatatatcttataatgaataaaaaatataatttaaaagatatacaaaaataaaaaacaaaaagaatatttttaaaaataacaaaataaattaaaatatttataagctatagcaaaattttggattatatcaatgatagccTTATGAATGACGATGgatgatagaatttgctataaacACTAAATATGAcgtaaaatttgctatttttaaaaattaattttatgaatattcccttcaaatattttgatcaatagtttatattttataatattttatttgttcaatGGATGTTAGCCACGCTGgtgttgaatattttttattggaatTGTTTACTGTACACGTATTTGGGGACAGAAGAATCCATTTTCAAAACGAACCAACAGTATACGGACACGTAATCCTTCTAAATCCCACTCAATTCCCACACCACAAAACAGCCATCCCAGTGTAAAAAGATCTCGTCTCCCGAGGGCAAcaagtttgaatcttcttGAACTCTCATCTCCGTTCTCTGAAATCACAAGCAGATTTCCCAGGAACCGATACGTGCTTTGGAGGATGATGGCTTGTGCTTCACAGACGCTGATTGCTGCAAATTCATGCTCGTTTCCGAGCCATAGAGCCATGAGAAAGTCGCAGAGACTCTTCAGTCAAAATACTTCCAATCTAGTTTTAACGGTCAGAGCTTCGTCTGAAGATTCCGACTGCAATGTCGACGAATGTGCCCCAGATAAAGAGGTTAGCCGCCTTTTAATAATTCGCAATGCCTTCTGAACCGATTGAATTTTGTCTAAATCTTTTTAGgattgattaaaatatgtaattcAATGTTTTAGGTGCAGCTAATTGTTCACTTATTTTGTATACTGTAATCTAATCCTTTTTAAATAGTTGTTTACCAAgagaaatttattaaacaaatttaggggCAACATTGATGTTCCGATTTGAAAGAGGAGGTAGGTGTTGACTGATGGGAGGGGTTGATTGAATTAGTAAGGTCGTAGGCGCGGTCGTAGTAGGTACAGTTGGTGCCGGTGGAATAATCTCTTCACCGGAAGTTCCAGAGCTTGTCACCCTTAGAAGAAATTCTTTGAAGAAGAAGCCTTGCAGCTGCGATACTATATTGTAAATGGAAGAATATAGAAGCACGTAAAGAGAAAAGCGCAGAAAAGCTCATTGAAGAGCAGTATTCATTCCTGAGAAAACTAGTGCCACATACAAGAGCTGATAGGACAacaaataatgtaaaagagaactgaaaatacaataaaaaaataactgaAAGATCCGAGATAACAGAAAAGAAATACtgaaaacatataaatgaaaaaaaattcttatcaggattttatctatttgattgattgaattgtagaattttattaatctgAACTTCAATCGTAcataaaccaattgttcagAAGGAAAAATATAGTCTTGAAACTTTTCATTCCACTATTTATTTGGTGCTTCTTCAGTAAAATTACTTTCCAAGTCTACGACTAGTTGTCAAGAGTTGAACCCACagcctttctttttttaagaatgaaATTATGCTTACTAGAATTAGTGGACTTGACAAAAAAAGATTTacctaattttctttccttttctatcataagttgtttttttctggGTACTCGAGTTTGCACCTAACTCAGTGTCTATTTTGCAGCCTACTATTTGGTATGGAGATATTGCATGATAGGCACACAAGAAATTTTAAGATAATTGGTGTTGTACTAATTTGAAACTGGTACAAAATGCCTTAACGGTTCAATGCCTATTGCAATGCAGGTCGGGAAAATAAGTATGGAATGGCTAGCTGGGGAGAAAACTAAAGTGGTTGGGACATACCCACCGCGGAGAAAAGGATGGACTGGCTATGTAGAAAAGGACACTGCTGgacaaacaaacatatattcCATTGAAGTAAGTTTGAATTTTCCAATGATTTAAGACTAAAGTTCTATTTCTGGGTTATCGGCTCTTGTAGAATTTGAATACAGGAATCTGTCTAGATAAAAAGGAAACTTGTTGCAACGTAATGCTGATACAAAACTTTATGCTCATTTATAGTAGAATTTGAATACAGAAATCAGTGTAGGCacagtgttttaaaaagtcCTCTCGAATGTGTTCCTTGGCGCAGCTAGGCTCAAGCCTAGATCTGGCACCTTGACTTGAAAAGGCGAGGCTCGGCTCACATAATAAAGTACAGCTTTTGTGAAGTCCCAAAGGCTCAAAGCTCTAAGCTTGgccttttttgttatttttaaaaattagtaataatttAGCAAGTCTAAGGGCAAAATTTCTTAGGTTTAGTATCTTCATACTTTTCAACTATGTTTACTCTTCTTAATGTAgcacttttttatatatagtgctCCTCAGTGGTTgattgtttctgtttttttttaaaaaatatataccatCGGATTCTGATCTCACCGGCTAATGTTCGGAATagtaactattttatttatgatattaTTAAGCTTTTAAACATTGACTCtatctatcattttttaagtttattttgtaaccattttgtttttggtttttcgtTTCTACAAATTAAGCCTACAAATATTCCTCTCCACCTTTATTATCGATTTTCCATCTACATTttaacaatgttttaaaaaacgaagccaaatattgaaaactaaaaagaaaagaagttctATAGAAAGTtgtttatgtaatttgaaatttgacttaaaattcaattttatatttaaaaaagatgtaaattattgtaaaaaattatGCAAACTGAGCTGACTAAAAACGaaattgttataaaagaaaaagtgtatttcttaaaaaactttagtttatattattgCAATTTGGCTTAACTAATACGAGGAAACAAACatacttttctaaaatattaaaccaGAAACAAAATGCTTATCGATTTGAGGGAGGCACACGATTCAACtacaatttccttttttctttatttctttattacttTGTATGTTTAATAACCCTGGCTCTTTAAATTATGTGTACATACAGCCAGTAGTTTATGTAGCAGAAAGTGCTATAAGCTCCGGGACTGCAGGTTCTTCTTCTGAAGGAGCTGAGAACACACTGGCAATTGCTGGTGGAATTGCACTCATTGCGGTCGCTGTAGCTTCATCTATACTGCTTCAAGTTGGTAAGAAACCACCTGAAGTGAAGACTGTTGAATACACTGGACCCTCACTCAGTTACTATATCAATAAGTTCAATACACGAGAAATTGTCCAACCACCGGTACAAAGTGAACCCGAATCGTCCTCTCAAATTGACGGTGTCACTCCTCAAGTaacacaaattcaaattcaaccaGACATTCCTGCTCCTGAAGTAACGGATGTTCAAGTTGAATCCCAAACGACAGAGCCATCCTCTTCGGCCGTATCCAGTGCCTTGTAGGCTAATTGGACTAAATTtgtgtgaattttttttagaggttttacttatatatttatccGTTATAAGGATATTGTACCTCAGCAATTTCCCTACAAAATGAAACATGGTGTTTGCTGATGTGTTGTTCTACAAcctgattttttcttttgctacaGTAGGGCCAAGTTAAATGTAGCATAAGCTTCAAATAAACTTCACCAAAGGGAGCATCCAAAATTTTCGAAAAATGGCCAAAACTATAACTTACAAAGAAACGatcaaatttagaataatgtCAAAAAGTTTCGATAATTCACAACTAAGTATTAGGTGGTCTCAtcttgagtaatattaaagtttttttccaCAAAAGTTGTTTAGTGATGCCCAtactcaatttttatttttgtctcaAAACTTGTCTTTAAATGACTttattttttcagtttttatcTTGCACCTCCTTAGTTCAATGATTGTGAGCTGATAAGTGTGGGTTCATAATTTTGATATGATCAATGACGCAGAAGAATGAGTTAATGGTTGAGATCGGTGCTTCTTAGTGTTGGGCTAAAGTGGCATCCAAAAACGTTAAAAGAAAGACTAATGTTTTAGGCTACAAAAAAATAACCCATTTGTGGccactttaaaaaaaattcacaaaattcacatctaaacTACTAAGTGGTTTTGATTTTAGGAATGCTAAAGTTTTgtcttaaacaaattttaagtgCTGCTATCGactcagtttttgtttttgcgtCAAAACTAGTCC encodes:
- the LOC101215285 gene encoding protein MAINTENANCE OF PSII UNDER HIGH LIGHT 1, with product MMACASQTLIAANSCSFPSHRAMRKSQRLFSQNTSNLVLTVRASSEDSDCNVDECAPDKEVGKISMEWLAGEKTKVVGTYPPRRKGWTGYVEKDTAGQTNIYSIEPVVYVAESAISSGTAGSSSEGAENTLAIAGGIALIAVAVASSILLQVGKKPPEVKTVEYTGPSLSYYINKFNTREIVQPPVQSEPESSSQIDGVTPQVTQIQIQPDIPAPEVTDVQVESQTTEPSSSAVSSAL